The Nitriliruptor alkaliphilus DSM 45188 genome includes a region encoding these proteins:
- the pcaH gene encoding protocatechuate 3,4-dioxygenase subunit beta, whose protein sequence is MSATPEAYRRRDEAAFPPYDHPSYRSTNLRHPKEPLVRLEHTLSEITGPGPALAEVTEEDADLTRNAGTGQEAMGERIIVTGRVSDENGDPAPRTLVEIWQCNAAGRYIHEKDQHPAPLDPNFIGAGKAITDEDGSYRFLTIKPGAYPWRNHPNAWRPAHIHFSLFGPAFVTRLVTQMYFPGDPLHDLDPIMGGVPREAWPRMIASYDHTITEEEWALGYRFDIVLRGPEATPFEPTGAGALATPGQEQA, encoded by the coding sequence ATGAGCGCTACCCCCGAGGCCTACCGCCGCCGCGACGAGGCGGCCTTCCCGCCCTACGACCACCCGTCGTACCGCTCGACGAACCTCCGTCACCCGAAGGAGCCGTTGGTGCGGCTCGAGCACACGCTCTCGGAGATCACCGGTCCCGGCCCGGCGCTGGCGGAGGTGACCGAGGAGGATGCGGATCTGACCCGCAACGCCGGTACCGGGCAGGAAGCGATGGGCGAGCGGATCATCGTGACCGGGAGGGTGTCGGACGAGAACGGCGATCCGGCCCCGCGAACGCTGGTCGAGATCTGGCAGTGCAACGCCGCCGGCCGCTACATCCACGAGAAGGATCAGCACCCGGCACCGCTCGACCCCAACTTCATCGGCGCCGGCAAGGCGATCACCGATGAGGACGGCAGCTACCGGTTCCTGACCATCAAGCCGGGTGCCTACCCCTGGCGCAACCACCCCAACGCGTGGCGGCCGGCACACATCCACTTCTCGTTGTTCGGGCCGGCGTTCGTCACGCGGCTGGTGACCCAGATGTACTTCCCGGGTGACCCGCTGCACGACCTCGACCCGATCATGGGTGGCGTCCCGCGGGAGGCCTGGCCCCGGATGATCGCGAGCTACGACCACACGATCACCGAGGAGGAGTGGGCGCTCGGGTACCGGTTCGACATCGTCCTGCGAGGTCCCGAGGCGACGCCGTTCGAGCCGACCGGCGCGGGAGCGCTCGCGACGCCCGGGCAGGAGCAAGCGTGA
- a CDS encoding IclR family transcriptional regulator domain-containing protein, with amino-acid sequence MSESVRSFERGLRVIRSFAHGSQLTLADVARATDLNRATARRLLLTLEELGYVRRVGDRFALTPRVLDLGYAYLSSFEVPDLALPYLERLSEEVHEASSVGVLDGTEITYVARVPANRVMTVSIGLGTRFPAFRTSLGRALLAALDDEEVAAIWERSDRSHPTPRTVTRLEDLLERLREVRERGYALVDQELELGVRSIAAPLHDAGGRTVAAINISSHTSRTSKAELQQRFVPALLRAARDIDHALANRPS; translated from the coding sequence ATGAGCGAGTCCGTCCGGTCCTTCGAGCGCGGCCTGCGCGTGATCCGGAGCTTCGCCCACGGTTCGCAGCTCACCCTGGCCGACGTCGCCCGCGCGACCGATCTCAACCGGGCGACGGCGCGACGGTTGCTGCTCACGCTCGAGGAGCTGGGCTACGTCCGCAGGGTCGGGGACCGCTTCGCCCTCACCCCACGGGTGCTCGACCTCGGCTACGCCTACCTGTCCTCGTTCGAGGTCCCGGATCTGGCCTTGCCGTACCTCGAGCGGCTCAGCGAGGAGGTGCACGAAGCCTCGTCGGTGGGGGTCCTCGACGGCACGGAGATCACCTACGTCGCGCGCGTTCCCGCCAACCGGGTCATGACCGTCTCGATCGGCCTCGGCACCCGGTTCCCGGCCTTCCGCACCTCCCTCGGCCGAGCGCTGCTCGCGGCGCTGGACGACGAGGAGGTCGCGGCGATCTGGGAGCGCAGCGATCGGTCTCATCCGACCCCGCGCACCGTGACGCGGCTCGAGGATCTGCTCGAGCGGCTGCGGGAGGTGCGCGAGCGGGGTTACGCGCTCGTCGACCAGGAGCTCGAACTCGGCGTGCGATCGATCGCCGCGCCGCTCCACGACGCGGGTGGTCGCACCGTCGCGGCCATCAACATCAGCAGCCACACCAGTCGGACCAGCAAGGCCGAGCTCCAGCAGCGGTTCGTCCCGGCGCTCCTGCGAGCCGCTCGCGACATCGACCACGCGCTCGCCAACCGACCGAGCTGA
- the pcaC gene encoding 4-carboxymuconolactone decarboxylase has product MGDHDGRRDHGMQVRRAVLGDEHVDRAIAGTTGLDAPFQDYITGAAWADVWGRPGLDRSTRSLVTIALLAALGHERELELHLHASRRTGASAEDIAEVLLHVGLYAGLPAANTAFAALKQVLGSTGTATDDEAGS; this is encoded by the coding sequence GTGGGCGACCACGACGGCCGGCGTGACCACGGGATGCAGGTGCGTCGCGCCGTGCTCGGCGACGAGCACGTGGACCGAGCGATCGCGGGCACGACCGGGCTGGATGCGCCCTTCCAGGACTACATCACCGGGGCGGCCTGGGCCGATGTCTGGGGGCGGCCGGGCCTCGACCGCTCGACACGGAGCCTGGTGACGATCGCGCTGCTGGCCGCGCTCGGCCACGAACGTGAGCTCGAGCTGCACCTGCACGCATCACGGCGGACGGGCGCGAGCGCCGAGGACATCGCCGAGGTGCTCCTGCACGTGGGGCTCTACGCCGGCCTGCCGGCGGCGAACACCGCCTTCGCTGCCCTGAAGCAGGTCCTCGGATCGACCGGCACGGCCACCGACGACGAGGCAGGATCATGA